Within Chitinivorax sp. PXF-14, the genomic segment ATCGACGCCCCCAGCGCCCGCGCCTGGGCCAGATAGGTGACATGGCCCCGGTGAAGAATATCGAAACAGCCGTTGGTGAAGACGATCGGCTTTGGCAAGCGGGCCACCATCTCGGCCAACGACTCGCGCGAGGCAATCTTACGTTCAAATATCGGTGTTGCTAGATCCATGTCCGTGGTCTCATCGTTACGTTAGACGGCGAAGAT encodes:
- a CDS encoding adenylyltransferase/cytidyltransferase family protein, translated to MDLATPIFERKIASRESLAEMVARLPKPIVFTNGCFDILHRGHVTYLAQARALGAS